In Flavobacterium luteolum, the DNA window TCCTAAATGGATTTTTACCATGTGGAATGGTTTATGTTGCTTTATTTGGAGCAATTGCAATGCAAAGTGCTGGTTATGGTGTGCTTTACATGCTTTTATTTGGAATTGGAACTATACCTCTAATGACAGTTGTGGTTTATGTCAACACATTATTAAAACTGCCTTTCAGAAACAAAATCCAAAAGGCAATTCCGTATGTTGCGGTTATAATTGGAGTCTTATTTATCCTTCGCGGATTAGGTTTGGGAATTCCTTATATTTCTCCTTCAAACATGAGTTTGTTTGTACAGCAGACTCCAAACTGCCACTAGAAATAGTTTAAGATTTTAATTATACAGTCATCGAAAACAGATTTGTTTCCGGTGACTTTCTTTTTAGATGCAAATCAAAAGCCATGCAGATATTGCGGACAAAAGGTCTTCCTTCTTCTGTAATCTTGATTTTATTATTTTCAATAACAATTAAATTATCGTTTTCTATTTCTTTTAAAGCTGTTAAAGCTTCTGGAAGTTCCGTAAAGTTTAAAGATTCTTCAGTCCAGGAAGTTTCTAATTCGCACGTTAAATTAAGAATGTGTTTTCGGATAATCAGATCCTCATCAGTTAAAATATGGCCTTTTACAACTGGAAGTTTATCTGAATCTAAAATTTCATAATATTCTTCAAGGTTCTTCGTGTTTTGAGCGAAACTATACCAGCTGTCGCTTATAGAAGAAACGCCTAAGCCAATCATAACTTGAGTTTTAGATGCACTATAACCCATGAAATTTCTATGCAGATTTCCGTTGTGAGCAGCTTTGTATAAACTATCATCTACTAAGGCAAAATGATCCATTCCAATTTCGTGATATCCGTTTTGAATAAGGAGTTGTTTGCCAATTTCATACAGCTTTCTCTTTTCTGCATCTTTTGGAAGATTTTCGTCATTAAAACCGCGTTGTCCGTTTCCTTTTATCCAAGGCACGTGCGCATAGCTGTAAAATGCCAATCTATCTGGTTTTAATGAATTGGTTTTTTCAACCGTATCGACAACATCTTCAATAGTTTGAAATGGAAGACCAAAAATAATATCGTGTCCGATTGAAGTATAACCAATTTCTTTTGCCCAAAAGGTAACTTTAGCAACATTATGAAAAGGCTGAATTCTATTAATTGCTTTTTGAACTGTGGCAGAATAATCTTGTACTCCGAAACTTACTCGGCGAAAGCCTAAATCAT includes these proteins:
- the hemN gene encoding oxygen-independent coproporphyrinogen III oxidase, whose translation is MKISLTQKYNVPGPRYTSYPTVPYWNEADFTAEKWITTLKQSFSESNSKNGISLYIHLPFCESMCTFCGCNKRITKNHSVEEKYIEAVLKEWSMYCDILPEKPVIKEIHLGGGTPTFFSKENLECLINGIFDHAVRAENHEFSFEGHPNNTTHEQLKKLYDLGFRRVSFGVQDYSATVQKAINRIQPFHNVAKVTFWAKEIGYTSIGHDIIFGLPFQTIEDVVDTVEKTNSLKPDRLAFYSYAHVPWIKGNGQRGFNDENLPKDAEKRKLYEIGKQLLIQNGYHEIGMDHFALVDDSLYKAAHNGNLHRNFMGYSASKTQVMIGLGVSSISDSWYSFAQNTKNLEEYYEILDSDKLPVVKGHILTDEDLIIRKHILNLTCELETSWTEESLNFTELPEALTALKEIENDNLIVIENNKIKITEEGRPFVRNICMAFDLHLKRKSPETNLFSMTV